GCCGCCACGGGCGGCGAGAACGCCCTGATGGACCACGAGATGGCCTACCTCCTGTTGCGCGAGAAGAACCCGGACTACATCCGCGCCCTCATGGCCCCCAACGTGATGACCATCCCCGCCCGCATCGACGAAGGTGGCACGGTGGGACGCCAGGAAGAACCCGGTCCCGTGTTCAGCATCACCCCTGAAGGCGACCTGCACATGCGCTACACCGCCCGCGCCCACAACGTCATCTGGACCGAAGAGCCAGTAGCCCGGGAGGCGCTGACTTATCTGCACAGCCTGCTCACGGGCGATTCGCCCTACGTCTACCGGGGCCGCCTGGAGTCCGGCATGGGCCTGGTGAGCAACAACGTGCTGCATGACCGGGCCGCCTTCACCGACGATGCCACCCACAAGCGCCATTACTACCGGGCGCGCTATTTCGACCGCCTGGCGGGCACCGGCGTGGCCGAGGTATATGGGCTGTAGCACCCGCTCACCGAGACGCGCAGCCTGTCTGCTCGTGCCGGAGGCGGCCACGGGCTGGCTGCGCTTCGGTCCCATGGCCCAGCCCAAGACCGCCCCGCCCCCCTGAGTCCGCTGATCCCCCTGGACCCCGGCGTCCCTGCCGGGTTGGCTTCTCCATTTCAGACGGACTGTCATGACCACCCACACCCTGGATTTCATCCCCGCCGCCGCGCCCTTCTCCAGCCCCGCATCCGACCCCGACCCCATCCTGGGGGGCCGGGTGGAGCTGCAACTCCTCACCACCCTGAAATGCAACCTCAAGTGCACCTACTGCTCCCTGGGGGTGGGGGAGGTGCTGGGCTCCCAGACCGAGCTCAAGTACGACATCGACCAGCTCGCGGCCTTCGTGGACCGGCACCTGAAGGGCAAGGAGGTGTACGTCACCTTCTACGGCGGCGAACCCACCCTGAACCGGGACATGATGGAGGCGGTGATGCGCCGCTTCCCGGAGTTCCGCTTCCAGCTCCAGACCAACGGCACCCTGCTGGACGACCTGCCGGACTGGATGCTGGGCCGGCTCTCCAACATCCTGGTGTCCATCGACGGTGGCGAGGAAACCACCGACGGCTACCGGGGCCGGGGCATCTGGCGCCAGGTGATCCGCAACCTGGACAAGGTGCACCACAAGGTGGGCGGCACCATCACCGCCCGGGTCACCTGGGGCAACCCGGACACCACCTTCGAGGAGCTGGACGAACTGGCCTCCTCCCTGGAGGCCATCGACTACCTCTACTGGCAGTTCGTGGCCGACGAGATGTACGCCGACGACTCGGTGGAAAAGCGCAAGGCGGTGCTGGTGAAACTCATCGACCGGTTCTTCGCCTCCACCGACACGCTCTACCCGCTGATCCCGGTGATGGGCATGGTGAGGAACAAGCTCCTGCCCAACCGCGGCCAGGAACTCTACGCGGGCCTCACCCAGTGCCGGGTGTCCAGCCACCTCATCAACGTCATGCCCAACGGCGAGATCTACCCCTGCCCGGACATGATGTACGTCCGCGATATGAAGATGGGCGAGATCCAGGGCAACTGGCTGAAGAAAAGCCCCTTGCAGCCCACCCCAGAGATGCCCTGCGAGACCTGCGAGGCCTTCTCCTGGTGCCGGCGCAACTGCATGAAGAACCTCTGGCTGGGCTACGTGAAGAACGACCTGCGCTACCGCGCCAGCGTGGTGGAGCCCATCTGCGAGCTGATCCGCTTCATGGGCCGCGAGATCGACCGCCACGACCCCCACGCCTGGTTCGCCCGTCTCAGCGTGCCGGTGCGGCGCCGGCTGGTGGACAATGAAGTGTACGAGTACGTGGAAATCATGCCCTGACGGGCGCGCATCCTGACGGGCATGGCGAATTGTCACCCCCTGTGTGTCATGAAATCACGGGTAGGCGCGCCACTTGCGGCGCGAACCCATTCGGCCCGCAAGCGGGCCTCCTCCCCGCTTGTTTCGCGGTAACCATTCTTTAGGGAGAACCCATATGCATACCCCCCCCACCCGCCGCGTGGCAGCCATCCGCCACCTGGCCTTCGAGGACCTGGGCCTGTTCGGCGACGTCTTTGCCGCCGCGGGCTGGCAGGTCACCTACCATGAAGCCGGCCTGGAGGACCTGGCCGCCCCCCTCGGCGACGCCGATCTGGCGGTGGTGCTGGGCGGCCCCATCGGCGTCTACGAAGCCGACCGCTACCCGTTCCTCAACGACGAACTCGCCGCCCTGAAAGCACGTCTGTCGGCGGGCCGGCCCACCCTGGGCATCTGCCTCGGCGCCCAGCTCATGGCCGCCGCCCTGGGGGCGCGGGTGTACCCCGGCGGACGCAAGGAACTGGGCTGGGGCGAGGTGAAGCTGACCGAGGCCGGCCGCGCGTCGCCCCTGGCCCACCTGGCCGGACAGCCGGTGCTGCACTGGCACGGCGACACCTTCGACCTGCCGGCTGATGCCACCCTGCTGGCCAGCACGGAGCTCTACCCGAACCAGGCCTTTTCCCTGGGCCACCACGCCCTGGCCCTGCAATTCCACGCCGAGGTGGACAGCCGGCGCATCGAACAGTGGCTCATCGGCCACACGGGGGAGCTATCCGCCGCCGGCATCGACATTCCCGGCCTGAGGGCGCGCAGCCAGGAGATGGGGCCGGATTTGCGCGCGGCGGGCAAGGCCCTGCTCTCCGACTGGCTGGAGCGGCAGGGGTGATGCGCCGGGCCACGCACGTCGGGTAGGCTGCGCAAGGCCCGCCAAACCAGGACAATTGCTGGCAACCCCGCAATACCAGACATTCTCCATGCGCACCCCCCGGAACATCCAGCAGGCCGTGGAATCGGCCTTTTCCCGCCAGGTGGCCCTCATTGACAGCCTCGACGAAGGGCAACAGGCCATGCCCTACCACCCGGGCATCAATCCGCCCCTGTGGGAAGGGGGCCACGCGGCCTTCTTCTACGAAACCTTCCTGCTGCGCCCCTGGCTGGGGCGGCCGCCCCTCATGCCCGGCCTGGACCCGGTGTGGGATTCCTTCGACATCGACCACGAGGACCGCTGGGCCCCCGGCGTGGTGCCGGAACGGGCGGCCACCCTGGCCTACATAGACCGGGTACGGGACCTGGTGCTGGAGTGCCTGGACAGGCGCCCCCTGACGCCCCGGGACCGCTATCTGTACCGCTATGCCGTCGCCCACCAGCACATGCATATCGAGTCCATGACCTGGGCGCGCCAGACCCTGGGCTACCCGCCGCCCCCTTTCATGGACGCGCAGACGCCATCCGCCGCCGAGCCCCCGGGTGAGGGGAATCAGGGGGACGTGGACATCCCCGCCGGCCGCTACGCCATGGGCATGGCCATCACCGGCCCGGCAAACGGCCAGGCGGACGAGGACTTTGCCTTCGACGCGGAGAAACCCGGTTTTTCCATGGACCTGCCCGCATTCCGCATCGCCCGCACACTGGTGAGCAACGGCCAGTTCCTGGCATTCGTGGAGGCCGGCGGCTACGGCACCCCGGAATGGTGGAGCTGGGGCGGGCGCAAGTGGCTGCGGGCCCTGGCGCCGAAGGATCCGGACCCCACCCGGCCCGGTACCTCCGGACCGCCCGCCTGTCCCATCTACTGGCGCAAGGCCGACGGCGCCTGGCTGGAGCGGCACTTCGACCGCTGGCTGCCCCTGGACACCGACGCACCGGTCATGCACGTGAGCTACTGGGAGGCGGAAGCCTACTGCGCCTGGGCGGGCCGGCGCCTGCCCACGGAATTCGAATGGGAAGCCGCTGCCACGGGGCGACGAGCGGACGATCCCCGGCGGCGCTATCCGTGGGGGGACGCCATGGAAAGCTCGCGGGTGGACATGGACGCCGCCCGCCTCACCCGGCCCCCGGTCACCGCCCTGGCGGCGGGCGACAGCCCCTTCGGCTGCCGCCAAATGCTGGGTACGGCCTGGGAATGGACCGCCAGCCCGTTCCTGCCCTACGCCGGCTTCACCCACGACATGTACCCCTACATGTCCACCCTGCAGTTCGGCACCCACAAGACCACCCGGGGCGGCGCCTTTGCCACGTCGTCGGGCCTCATCCGCGCCAGCTACCGCCAGGCCTACCTGCCCCAGCGACGGGACGTGTTCGTGGGCTTCCGCACATGCGCCCGTTGATACCTGGCCTGAAGGTAATCCTCACCCGCCCAGGAGCATCAGGCCCATGGCCGCCAGCAGGGCCACCCCGCCTACGGCCAGGAGGATGGTCAGGGTCTTCACCTTGCCCTTGAGCTGATCCACCTCGGTCTGCATGCGTTCCTGGGACAGGGCTGCAGCCTGGGTCGCGCCTGGCTCAGTCACCGCCGGGACACTGCCCACGGTCTCGGCCACTAATTGACGCAACCGGGTCTCGCTCACGCGCTCCCGCAATTCCCCCATCTCGCTCTCCATGGCCTTGAGCGACGCGCTGCCCAGGCCGGCAGCCGCATCCAGGCCGGGATAGGACGGCTGCAGGACCGCACCGATCACTTCCCGCATCTGGGCAAAGCGCTGCTCCAGCGCCCGCTGGGCACTGGCGTCCAACCCGCCCTGGTCCAGGGCCTGCAACCTTTCCTCCAGGGCCAGGATGCGGGCCATGCCGTCGTCCCAGGCCTCCATCCGGGTCCGTTCAGTATCCAGGTCGGCCGCCAATTGGGCCTGTTGCGCGTCCAGGCGGGCCAGGATGCGCTCGCCCTCCTCCGCGATGCGCCCCCCCATTGCCTCGCCCTGGGCCGCCATTTCCTCCCGCAGGGCGGCATGGGCCTGCTCATAAGCTTCAAGACGCGCCTGCTGGCCATCGAACACGCCCTTCAGGGCCTGATGCTGCTCCTGCAGCGGCGCCACGAGGGCGTCGAGGGCAGCAGCATCCGGGGGCGCGGGCTGCTGCTCTTCCCACTTGGCCAGCAGCACATTGCGCATGGCGTCCAGCCTGGTGTCGATGCGTTCATCCAGGGCAGCCAGGATGGTTTCCGCGCGCTCCTCCTGGTCCGCCTCGGACTGGGCGCTCTCCATGGCTTCAAGCCGCTGCGCCATGTCCGCGAAGCGTTGCTCCAGAGCCGAATTGGCATCCCCCATGGCTTCCTGGAACCTGGATGACTGTTCATCCATCTGGCCGAG
This genomic interval from Thiobacillus sp. contains the following:
- a CDS encoding TauD/TfdA family dioxygenase is translated as MNQPLKQFAAVPSPFHPDDDALYPRWRDAKLKDYPTGLGDLLVEINDPRTLTEAEHDALLARCRKANMALYVGRTGADPDPEIPLSLARRFGLQDINKNWLADETGLTSLTVREEGIRQHYIPYTNRAIHWHTDGYYNTADKQIHGLNLHVVQQAATGGENALMDHEMAYLLLREKNPDYIRALMAPNVMTIPARIDEGGTVGRQEEPGPVFSITPEGDLHMRYTARAHNVIWTEEPVAREALTYLHSLLTGDSPYVYRGRLESGMGLVSNNVLHDRAAFTDDATHKRHYYRARYFDRLAGTGVAEVYGL
- a CDS encoding radical SAM protein, giving the protein MTTHTLDFIPAAAPFSSPASDPDPILGGRVELQLLTTLKCNLKCTYCSLGVGEVLGSQTELKYDIDQLAAFVDRHLKGKEVYVTFYGGEPTLNRDMMEAVMRRFPEFRFQLQTNGTLLDDLPDWMLGRLSNILVSIDGGEETTDGYRGRGIWRQVIRNLDKVHHKVGGTITARVTWGNPDTTFEELDELASSLEAIDYLYWQFVADEMYADDSVEKRKAVLVKLIDRFFASTDTLYPLIPVMGMVRNKLLPNRGQELYAGLTQCRVSSHLINVMPNGEIYPCPDMMYVRDMKMGEIQGNWLKKSPLQPTPEMPCETCEAFSWCRRNCMKNLWLGYVKNDLRYRASVVEPICELIRFMGREIDRHDPHAWFARLSVPVRRRLVDNEVYEYVEIMP
- a CDS encoding glutamine amidotransferase, with protein sequence MHTPPTRRVAAIRHLAFEDLGLFGDVFAAAGWQVTYHEAGLEDLAAPLGDADLAVVLGGPIGVYEADRYPFLNDELAALKARLSAGRPTLGICLGAQLMAAALGARVYPGGRKELGWGEVKLTEAGRASPLAHLAGQPVLHWHGDTFDLPADATLLASTELYPNQAFSLGHHALALQFHAEVDSRRIEQWLIGHTGELSAAGIDIPGLRARSQEMGPDLRAAGKALLSDWLERQG
- the egtB gene encoding ergothioneine biosynthesis protein EgtB, producing the protein MRTPRNIQQAVESAFSRQVALIDSLDEGQQAMPYHPGINPPLWEGGHAAFFYETFLLRPWLGRPPLMPGLDPVWDSFDIDHEDRWAPGVVPERAATLAYIDRVRDLVLECLDRRPLTPRDRYLYRYAVAHQHMHIESMTWARQTLGYPPPPFMDAQTPSAAEPPGEGNQGDVDIPAGRYAMGMAITGPANGQADEDFAFDAEKPGFSMDLPAFRIARTLVSNGQFLAFVEAGGYGTPEWWSWGGRKWLRALAPKDPDPTRPGTSGPPACPIYWRKADGAWLERHFDRWLPLDTDAPVMHVSYWEAEAYCAWAGRRLPTEFEWEAAATGRRADDPRRRYPWGDAMESSRVDMDAARLTRPPVTALAAGDSPFGCRQMLGTAWEWTASPFLPYAGFTHDMYPYMSTLQFGTHKTTRGGAFATSSGLIRASYRQAYLPQRRDVFVGFRTCAR